Genomic window (Dehalococcoidia bacterium):
GAGATTCTGGCAAGCACGCAAGAGTAGCTTATGGGGTAAGCTCTTTACCAGCAGGCGCTATAGTTGAAGTAGAAACCCTCTACGAAGTTACATCCAGTTAATCTACCGTCATATATTTAGCAGCCTTAAGCGTGTTGTCCAAAAGCATAGCAATCGTCATTGGGCCAACGCCTCCAGGAACAGGTGTTATGGCAGAAGCCTTGTGGATCACATTCTCATAGTCCACATCTCCTACAAGCCTATAACCTGTTTTCCTTGAAGAATCCTCGATTCTATTGATTCCTACGTCTATAACTACGGCCCCATTCTTTACCATATCGGCAGTAAGTGCCAAAGGCCTGCCAATAGCAGCAATTACTATATCTGCCTGTAAAGTAAATTCACTCATGTTCTTAGTACCCGTATGGCACACAGTCACGGTAGAGTTCGCCCCGATTGCTTTTTGCAAAAGTAAACAGGCAAGAGGCTTCCCGACAATATTACTTCTGCCCAAAATCACAGTGTGTTTACCTTCGGGATCATTACCACTACGCATCAACATCTGCTGCACACCAGCAGGGGTAGCAGGCAAGAAACGTGGATTACCTTCCAAAAGTAACCCACTATTAAATGGATGCATACCGTCCACATCTTTATTTGGGTCAATAGTCAAAATGACTTTGCGTTCATCTACGTGCTTAGGGAGAGGCAACTGAACCAAAATACCATGAAATCTACTGTCCATATTCAAATCTTTTACCAACTGAATCACTTCCTCTTCAGGAGTATCATGTGGCAAAGTGAATGTTTCACTAAACATACCAGCCTCATCACAAGCTAGCCTTTTATTCCTTACATAAACAGCGGATGCGGGGTCATCTCCAACAAGTACAGCCGCAAGTCCCGGGCGTATTTGATGAGCTAGAACAAACTGCGCAGTGCTTTTTCCGATCTCAGATCGGATTTCAGCAGACATTAATTTTCCGTCGATTATATTGACTGACACTTTTTCACCCTGATTGAAGTTACCTAATAATAGCAAGGATGGTTACAATCCTCTAATCATAGGACTGGTAAAATCCATATAGTCGTATAGCCATGGAGGCTTCGTGCAAGAGATATCGGTAGGAATAGACCTTATTGAAATCAATCGTATTGCGAAAACGTTAGAGCGTTTTGGTGACCGCTTTTTAAATCGCATTTACACTGAAAGTGAAATTCGTTACTGTCGTGGACGCGCGCCTCAATTAGCTGCACGATTTGCTGCAAAAGAAGCAGTCATGAAAGCACTGGGAACAGGTACTAGAGGCGTTGGCTGGAGGGAGATTGAAGTGACGCGTAAACCGAGTGGCCAACCCAATGTCGCATTACATGGAAGAGCCGCAGTAGTTGCAAGCAAACTAGGGATTGAGCAGATGGCGATTAGCCTAAGTCACTCCAGAGAATATGCTACTGCCTCTGTAATAGGTCAGAAAATTGAAAATTGTTAACACCGAACAGATGCGTCAGTTCGAAAACGCCCAAGTTGACGCCGGAGTGTCTCTTGATCAATTGATGGAAAATGCCGGCTTAGCGATAGCACGATCAATATCTAATCTACTTGATGGAACTCGAGGTAAAAGGGTAGTCGTTCTCGTCGGCCAAGGTAACAATGGCGGTGACGGAATGGTAGCTGCCAAGTACCTTACTGACTGGGGTGCTGTAGTTACCCTTTATCTGACTAGTCCTACAAAAAGAGAGGACAAATTCTCTGAATGCATTGAACGTCGAATCCGAGTGGTCGATGCGAAAGACGATTTAGAACACTGGCAACTGGCAAGCTATGTATCTTTAGCTGACGTTGTAGTTGACGCAGTGCTTGGTATTGGGGGAAGGGCCCAATTACCACCAAATCTCCTTTCAATATTCAAGGTCTTGAATGATGCCCACCCTGCTAAATCTTTGTGTCGATACGTAGCGATTGATATCCCCACCGGAGTAGATGCTGACACAGGGCAATGCGATGAATTTGCTTTCGACGCAACAAATACATTTGCTCTAGGATATCCCAAGCTTGGAAGTATCCTCTTTCCCGGGGCGTCCAAAATTGGAAAACTGGAGACGATCCCTATAGGTCTGGCAAACGCTGAGGACCAAAATATAAATGTAGATTTAATCGATCCAGAATATGTTTCAAAGGTTTTGCCTTCACGTAAGCCGAATGGGCACAAGGGTTCTTATGGTGAAGTATTAGTTATTGGAGGGAGCAAAGAATACGTTAATGCTCCAACATTAGTTGCTGCAGCTGCGTATCGATCAGGTGCAGGGCTGGTTAAATCTGCGTTACCTCAAAACGTCTATTCAATTACCGCTACAAGCCTACTTGAGCAAATTTTTGTGCCTTTGCCTTCATCATCTGATGGAGGAATTTCAAAAAAAGCCGCTGCTATTACACAAGCAAACTTACAAAACGCCGGCTCGTCAGTAATAGGACCAGGCTTGGGAACAAGCTATGAGACCAAGGCTTTCCTCCAATCATTACTGCTAAACAATTCAATGATTACTTGCCCAGTCGTTATTGATGCAGACGCACTGAATTTCCTTGCAGGCACATACAATTGGGAATCACAGTTAATGCTGAAGTCAATACTGACACCTCATCCCCGTGAAATGAGTAGATTATTAAGCAGATCAGTTGAGGAAATCCAAGCTGACAGGATAGGTGCAGCAAGCTTTGCCGCAACGAAATGGCAGCAAATCGTGGTACTCAAGGGAGCTCATACAGTAATAGCTTCGCCGGAAGGTTCTATTGCGGTAAGTCCTCATATAAATCCAGCTCTATCTACCGCTGGAACAGGTGATGTGCTTGCAGGATTAATAGGCGGGTTAGCAACTCAGGTTCCAAGCATGTTTGATGCCGCAGTCTGCGGAGTATTCGTCCACGGGCTGGCAGCAGAGCGCTGGAGCAAGATCAATGGTGATGCAGGGTTACTGGCCAGCGATTTACTTAGTTTGATACCAAAAGCCCTGAATGACTTAAGAAAGCTATAATACGGCCATGTTGCTTGCTATCGATATAGGAAATACCAATATCACGTTAGGCGTTTTTGATAGCGCTGAACTGAAAGCAAGCTGGCGCCTGTCGTCCAATTCCCTTAGGCAAAAAGATGAATATTCGCTCCAGATAAGGGATTTACTACCCTTAAAGGGGGTCTCTGTTGCTGAAGTTACAGAAATTGCGATCTGCAGTGTTGTACCTCCATTAACAACTGTATTTGAAGATGTTGCGTACGATTTATTCAATACCGATCCTCTAATAGTTGAAGCCGGAACGAAAACAGGTATACGCATCATGTATGACCGGGCACATGATGTCGGTGCCGATCGAGTAGTTGATGCTGCAGCTGCGCTTCATTTTTATGGAGGCCCTGCAATAATCGTAGATCTTGGAACCGCAACAGTTATTGATGCGGTTACAGAAGATGGCAAATATTTAGGCGGAGCGATATCCATCGGTATTGAACTTGCACGTGAAGCCCTGGTCTCAAACACTTCTATGCTGCGAAGAGTCGAATTAACCCCGCCTGATACAGCAATTGGTAAAAATACCACTGCTTCAATTCAGTCAGGTTTAATTTTTGGTTTTACCGGACTCATTGAAAAAATGGTCGAGAGATTCAAGGATGAAATGAATGCACCTAATGCAAAAATCATAGGTACCGGTGGCCTTGTCAATTTAATAGCTTCCGAAACTGGAATTTTCGACGTTGTTGATCAGGACTTAACCCTTAGGGGACTGCATTACATTCATTCAATAAATCCACCGGAAGAAGACGCCGAAAAATGAGCGGCCCTTTCGAGAATAAAAACATTCTGCTTGGAATTAGTGGAAGTATTGCTGCGTATAAATCCATTGATGTCGCAAGTAAGCTTACGCAAGCTGGTGCGAACGTAGATGTGATAATGACTTATTCTGCTACGCAGTTCGTTGCGCCTCTCACTTTCCGCAGTATTACCCATCGATCAGTACACCATGACGTATGGGATATTAATTCGCCTGAGGCCGTAGAGCATGTTGCTCTTGCAGAGCGGGGAGATATTTTGATTATTGCTCCAGCAACAGCACACATGATTGGCAAGCTTGCACTCGGACTTGCCGAGGACCCGATCAGCATTACTGCCATTGCCACATCTGCCCCGCTACTACTAGCACCTGCAATGGATGCGAACATGTGGAGCAACCCCGCAGTACAAAAAAATATTTCGACGCTTATTGAGCGGGGGGCAACCGTAATTGAACCGGAAGAAGGCAGGCTTGCTTCCGGGTTAACAGGAGTGGGGAGGCTTGCAGATACTTCAACAATTATTGGAGAGGCTGCAAAAATCCTCGGAGTGAAAAAAGCCCTGGCAGGCCACCGCATCATAGTGACCGCAGGCGGCACCCAGGAAGCAATTGATCCAGTCAGGGTAATAACAAATCACTCATCGGGGAAAATGGGTTATGCGATTGCAGAGGCGGGGCGGGACCTCGGTGCAGAAGTAATCCTGATTACTGCTCCTACTGCCTTAGACCTACCATCGGGAATAACGACTATAAAAGTTAAAAGCACATCAGATATGCATAAAGCTGTTACCGATGCTTCAGGAAATGCAGATGCCATCATTATGGCTGCAGCTGTGGCTGATTTTCGGCCTGCAAAAACCAAACAGCAGAAAATGAAAAAATCCTCCAAGCAGGATCAGTCTTCTATAGACCTGGAACAGACTGAGGACATTATTTCGAATGTGTCCAAAAATTTAATCCGAGTAGCTTTCGCAGCTGAAACAGAAAATCTCCTTGAGAATGCGACAGTCAAGCTAGAAAAGAAGCAGGTTGACTTCGTTGTAGCAAATGATGTCACCTCCGAAGGTTCTGGCTTTGGGTCAGATGCCAATAAAGTATGGGTTCTCGATACAAACGGCGTAGAGGATTTACCCCTGATGCCTAAATACGAAGTTGCACTGGCAATCCTTGATAAAGTGGCTCATCTATTAGCATCAAAATAGCTATGCACTCGATTGCTTAGCCGTCCGCAAAAACATAAGTACAACCAAGAGTATCAGGGAAAATCCTGCAATATCGATCAGGAACACGCTCCGTAATCCTAGGGTGATAACAGCAAAGCCTCCAACTAGGGGGCCGATAGCTACACCCACGGCATGGGAGAACTGTGCTGCCCCAAATGCGGCCCCGTGCCTACCTGCAGGGGATCGCATTGCAATCAATCCGTTCACCATTCCACCAAGTCCTCCGGCGAACAATGAAGTAGAAAGCAGGCCAAATGCCAACGCCCAATAATCTTGTGCAAAATAAGGGATTAGGCTCGTCAATGACGCTGCCACGGCAGCAATGATGAGCATTCTTTGTATTCCAAATTTTCCAGCCAAAAATCCCATCAATAACGACGAAATCGCCGCGCCCATTCCCATCACTGTAAATACGATCCCGGAAGCAGTTCCTGAATCAGACCCGCCTTCGACAGATTCAACAAGCCCAGGGATAGCTGGCTGAATCACTAAATTAGAAGCAAGCACCAGTAAAATTACTAGGTACAGAGGCAGCATGGCTCTTGAAGTGCTCAAATGCCACATATCTACAAAGGACTGCAGAGTGCCACCAGGTACGTTAGGGCGCTGGAAGTCTTCTTTGACCACAATGATGACAAGTATTCCCGACAACCAGAGAGCAGCGCCTGTAGCTACAAATGCCTGTGTCATACCGTATGCGTCATAAATAAGTCCTCCGAATAGAGGGCCTAGGGCAATTCCTAAAAACAATGCAGATTGAACTGCACCAGATGCAAAGGGAAGTTTTTCGCGCGGAGTATGTGCGGCAACTAATGCCATAATAGTAGGAACAACTCCGCTGGTTGCCCCGACAAAAAATCGTGAAACAAGCAACTGCATTGGAGTCTCGGCAAAGCCTGAAATAGTTAAGAAAAACCCTCCGAGAAACATCGCTCTGATAATGTTGAGTTTGCGGCCATATTTATCGCCTAAAACACCCCAGATAGGGCTGAATAATCCCATGCCAATACCAAAAACCCAGCCAGCCATTCCTGCCCAAAAAGCAGCGCTTTCTGTAGAAAAACCGCCAATCTCTTCAAAGAAAATAGGGTAAAATGGAAAAGTGAACGAAAATCCTAATGTGGTGCCGACTTGGGCAATCCATAAAGCAATCAGGTTTCGTTTCCATGACAGTGTTGAAGATGAAGAGCTAGGAATCACTCGGCTATCGTAGCAGAGTAATATCTAAAGGCCTATCAATTGACCGCTAACGTACCTGCCAATAACATGGCTATCTGACTAATTTCGGAGTTCCTAGATGTCCACAGCTGACTCGCCTGAGCCCTTGTCTAAAGCCTACAACCCAAAAGAGGTTGAGGATCGGTTGTATGAATGGTGGGAAAAACAAGGGTATTTCAGAGCATATCCTGACCCTAACAAAAAGCCTTTTACAATCATCATGCCGCCTCCAAACGTTACAGGTGAACTACATCTGGGCCATGCGATGACAGCTGCAATTCAAGATACGTTAACTAGGTATCACAGAATGTTAGGGGATATGGCTCTCTATCTTCCCGGAACGGACCATGCAGGAATAGCTACTCAAGTTGTCGTTGAACGTGAACTACAAAAGCAAAACTTGAGCAGACACGACGTAGGTCGTGAAAAATTCCTTGCCATGGTATGGGAATGGGTAAAATCAACCGGTGACAAAATAGACAACCAGCATCGACGACTCGGTGCATCATGTGACTGGACTCGAAAGACATTCACTCTTGATGATGGCCCAGCGATGGCGGTACGCGCTACATTCAAAAATCTCTACGATGAAGGATTAATTTACCGTAGTGAACGAATGATCAATTGGTGCGTAACATGCCAAACTGCATTGTCGGATCTGGAAGTTGAATATGCTGAGGAAGAGGGACATCTTTACAATATAAAATATCCTTACCAAGACGGTTCAGGCTATATCATCGTAGCGACCACTCGGCCCGAAACTCTACTTGGTGATACAGCTGTTGCCGTTCATCCTGACGACAGCCGTTACGAAAATTCCCTCGGAAAACTCCTGAACCTCCCTATTCTTAATCGCCCTATTCCAATTATCACTGACGATTCAGTTTCTACAGAATTTGGTACTGGTGCTGTAAAAATCACACCAGGGCACGACCCAAATGACTTTGATATGGGGGAGCGCCACGGTTTACCTATCATTAATATCCTAAATCCAAACGGAAGCCTGAATGAAAACGCAGGTCCTTACCAGGGAGTTGATAGGCTTGAAGCACGAAAAATGATTGTGTCCAAACTGGAAAATGAAGGTTTACTGGAAAGCATCACACCTCATCATCATTCAATTGGTCACTGTCAAAGAAGCTACGATATCGCAGAACCAATAGTTTCACTGCAATGGTTTGTGAAAATAAAGCCACTTGCCGAACCCGCTATTGCAGCAGTTGAGCAAGGCTCTATAGAAATAATCCCCGAGCGTTTTTCTAAAGTCTATTCCAACTGGATGGAAAACATTAGGGATTGGTGTATATCCCGTCAGCTCTGGTGGGGGCACCGGATACCCGTATGGTATTGCAACGATTGCGAACATGAAAATGTTGCAATTGAAGAACCTGAAAAGTGTGGGAAATGCCAATCTGTAAATTTGCAGCAAGATGAAGATGTATTAGATACCTGGTTTTCTTCAGGGCTATGGCCCCACTCAACATTAGGATGGCCGAGTAAACGCGAAGATTTGGACTATTTTTATCCCACGTCTGTAATGGAGACTGGTTACGACATACTCTTCTTCTGGGTTGCACGCATGGTTATGCTGGGAATCAAAAATATTGGCGATATTCCTTTTCAAACTGTATATCTGCACGGTCTAGTTCGAGATGAATCAGGTCAGAAAATGAGCAAAACCAAAGGCAATGTTCGAGACCCGCTAGATGCAATAGATCAGTATGGTACTGACGCTTTACGATTTGCACTTACGACAGGTACCGCTCCTGGTAATGACACCCGATTCAGTGACGACCGGCTGGAGGCGGCACGAAATTTTGCAAATAAGCTGTGGAATGTAGGCCGTTTTGTTCTGCGTGAAATCGAAAGCGGAGCCAATCTAGATGGCTGGAACGGAGCGCCTCCGCGTACTCATGCGCAGGATCGCTGGATACTATCTAAGGCCCAGCAGACTGCCTGTAGCGTTAATGACCTGATCCAGAATTTCCAGCTTGGCGAAGCTGAGCGAGTTTTATATGAATTCATATGGAATGATTTCGCAGATTGGTACATTGAGCTCGCTAAAATAAGGTTGCGTGCAGGTGATGATGAGCCTAGAAAAGTCCTCGCTCACGTTCTTGAGCGCGTTCTGCGATTACTTCATCCGTTCATGCCTTTTGTCACAGAGGAAATATGGCAAAAACTCACATCCGTGCTTCCTGATGAAGCAAAACTACCCGAATCAATAATGATTGCTCCTTACCCCAACCCTCAAGCTCGGCTTTCAGAGCAAGAATTAGAGCAAAGGCGGCTCGATGACGCGGATTCCGTCAATTTAATTGAATTGCTAATTGAGTTGGTTCGAGCCATTAGAAATATTCGTGCAGAATTCAAAATTGAGCCTAAAACTCTCATCAATCTTAATTTAGTACAGGGTGGAAAAAATCAAGATTTAGCCAGTCAGTCTGAATTTATACAATCTCTAGCAAGAGTTGGAACTCTTTCTTTTTCACCCAACGATTCGAAAAATACTATAAAGCTAGTTGTGCAGGATTTAGTAGTTATACTTGATCTAGGATCCGCGGTAGACGTTGTAAAAGAGATTCACCGCATCGAACAGGAAATAAAAGAATTAGACAATTATTCCTCTTCAGTAAAAGTACGCTTAAGTAATGACCAATTTATTGCCAAGGCGCCCGAAGAAGTAGTCGCAAAAGAGAGGGTAAGGTTAGATGAAGCTGAAACCAAACGTCTTCATTTGGTAGAGCTTAGAAACAATCTTGCAAATGAGTAAAATTTATCAATATCTTGAAAAATTAAGAGCTTCATTGTTACAACAATTGATGTGTGTTGCGTGAGATTTCTCCCATCCAAAAACAGTGTAACTGGCGGATTAAGAATAGAGTTAGTTATCATCATTGGAGGCCTTATTGCATCGGCCCATGCGTCCATGATGATTGTAATACCTGTTATGCCACGGTTTATGGAATTAATTGGTGGAGGTGCTTATGTTTTTGGGCTTACGTTCACTCTTTACGCCTTAGGAAGATTTATAACTAATATTCCTGCTGGTGCACTTTCAGAAATAATTGGCAGAAAATGGGTAGTAACTGTCGGTGCAATGGGTGTAGCTGTTTTCGCTTTTTTAAGCGGTATCCCTGAAGATGTCCCTCTATTCCTTCTATTTCGTTTCTTGAGTGGAGTATTTAGCTCAATGACGATAGTAGTGGGAAATATCATTGCCGCTGACCTAAGCACGGTTGAAAACAGGGGGAGAGTTCTAGGCCTAATGCAAGGCATGCAGCTTATGGTTGGAACCGGGAGCCCAGCGCTAGGAGGTTTTATAGGAGAGCTCGTCGGTACAAGGTTTCCATTCTATATATCTGGAATAGCGGTATTAATATTTGCAATATGGGCGATGCTGAGATTGCCAGAAACTAAATCTAACGTACAAAGCAATCCATCAAATCTTAATTTCCAGCA
Coding sequences:
- the coaBC gene encoding bifunctional phosphopantothenoylcysteine decarboxylase/phosphopantothenate--cysteine ligase CoaBC; its protein translation is MSGPFENKNILLGISGSIAAYKSIDVASKLTQAGANVDVIMTYSATQFVAPLTFRSITHRSVHHDVWDINSPEAVEHVALAERGDILIIAPATAHMIGKLALGLAEDPISITAIATSAPLLLAPAMDANMWSNPAVQKNISTLIERGATVIEPEEGRLASGLTGVGRLADTSTIIGEAAKILGVKKALAGHRIIVTAGGTQEAIDPVRVITNHSSGKMGYAIAEAGRDLGAEVILITAPTALDLPSGITTIKVKSTSDMHKAVTDASGNADAIIMAAAVADFRPAKTKQQKMKKSSKQDQSSIDLEQTEDIISNVSKNLIRVAFAAETENLLENATVKLEKKQVDFVVANDVTSEGSGFGSDANKVWVLDTNGVEDLPLMPKYEVALAILDKVAHLLASK
- the acpS gene encoding holo-ACP synthase — its product is MSVGIDLIEINRIAKTLERFGDRFLNRIYTESEIRYCRGRAPQLAARFAAKEAVMKALGTGTRGVGWREIEVTRKPSGQPNVALHGRAAVVASKLGIEQMAISLSHSREYATASVIGQKIENC
- a CDS encoding bifunctional 5,10-methylene-tetrahydrofolate dehydrogenase/5,10-methylene-tetrahydrofolate cyclohydrolase — protein: MSVNIIDGKLMSAEIRSEIGKSTAQFVLAHQIRPGLAAVLVGDDPASAVYVRNKRLACDEAGMFSETFTLPHDTPEEEVIQLVKDLNMDSRFHGILVQLPLPKHVDERKVILTIDPNKDVDGMHPFNSGLLLEGNPRFLPATPAGVQQMLMRSGNDPEGKHTVILGRSNIVGKPLACLLLQKAIGANSTVTVCHTGTKNMSEFTLQADIVIAAIGRPLALTADMVKNGAVVIDVGINRIEDSSRKTGYRLVGDVDYENVIHKASAITPVPGGVGPMTIAMLLDNTLKAAKYMTVD
- a CDS encoding type III pantothenate kinase, which gives rise to MLLAIDIGNTNITLGVFDSAELKASWRLSSNSLRQKDEYSLQIRDLLPLKGVSVAEVTEIAICSVVPPLTTVFEDVAYDLFNTDPLIVEAGTKTGIRIMYDRAHDVGADRVVDAAAALHFYGGPAIIVDLGTATVIDAVTEDGKYLGGAISIGIELAREALVSNTSMLRRVELTPPDTAIGKNTTASIQSGLIFGFTGLIEKMVERFKDEMNAPNAKIIGTGGLVNLIASETGIFDVVDQDLTLRGLHYIHSINPPEEDAEK
- a CDS encoding valine--tRNA ligase, translated to MSTADSPEPLSKAYNPKEVEDRLYEWWEKQGYFRAYPDPNKKPFTIIMPPPNVTGELHLGHAMTAAIQDTLTRYHRMLGDMALYLPGTDHAGIATQVVVERELQKQNLSRHDVGREKFLAMVWEWVKSTGDKIDNQHRRLGASCDWTRKTFTLDDGPAMAVRATFKNLYDEGLIYRSERMINWCVTCQTALSDLEVEYAEEEGHLYNIKYPYQDGSGYIIVATTRPETLLGDTAVAVHPDDSRYENSLGKLLNLPILNRPIPIITDDSVSTEFGTGAVKITPGHDPNDFDMGERHGLPIINILNPNGSLNENAGPYQGVDRLEARKMIVSKLENEGLLESITPHHHSIGHCQRSYDIAEPIVSLQWFVKIKPLAEPAIAAVEQGSIEIIPERFSKVYSNWMENIRDWCISRQLWWGHRIPVWYCNDCEHENVAIEEPEKCGKCQSVNLQQDEDVLDTWFSSGLWPHSTLGWPSKREDLDYFYPTSVMETGYDILFFWVARMVMLGIKNIGDIPFQTVYLHGLVRDESGQKMSKTKGNVRDPLDAIDQYGTDALRFALTTGTAPGNDTRFSDDRLEAARNFANKLWNVGRFVLREIESGANLDGWNGAPPRTHAQDRWILSKAQQTACSVNDLIQNFQLGEAERVLYEFIWNDFADWYIELAKIRLRAGDDEPRKVLAHVLERVLRLLHPFMPFVTEEIWQKLTSVLPDEAKLPESIMIAPYPNPQARLSEQELEQRRLDDADSVNLIELLIELVRAIRNIRAEFKIEPKTLINLNLVQGGKNQDLASQSEFIQSLARVGTLSFSPNDSKNTIKLVVQDLVVILDLGSAVDVVKEIHRIEQEIKELDNYSSSVKVRLSNDQFIAKAPEEVVAKERVRLDEAETKRLHLVELRNNLANE
- a CDS encoding MFS transporter: MIPSSSSSTLSWKRNLIALWIAQVGTTLGFSFTFPFYPIFFEEIGGFSTESAAFWAGMAGWVFGIGMGLFSPIWGVLGDKYGRKLNIIRAMFLGGFFLTISGFAETPMQLLVSRFFVGATSGVVPTIMALVAAHTPREKLPFASGAVQSALFLGIALGPLFGGLIYDAYGMTQAFVATGAALWLSGILVIIVVKEDFQRPNVPGGTLQSFVDMWHLSTSRAMLPLYLVILLVLASNLVIQPAIPGLVESVEGGSDSGTASGIVFTVMGMGAAISSLLMGFLAGKFGIQRMLIIAAVAASLTSLIPYFAQDYWALAFGLLSTSLFAGGLGGMVNGLIAMRSPAGRHGAAFGAAQFSHAVGVAIGPLVGGFAVITLGLRSVFLIDIAGFSLILLVVLMFLRTAKQSSA
- a CDS encoding NAD(P)H-hydrate dehydratase — its product is MKIVNTEQMRQFENAQVDAGVSLDQLMENAGLAIARSISNLLDGTRGKRVVVLVGQGNNGGDGMVAAKYLTDWGAVVTLYLTSPTKREDKFSECIERRIRVVDAKDDLEHWQLASYVSLADVVVDAVLGIGGRAQLPPNLLSIFKVLNDAHPAKSLCRYVAIDIPTGVDADTGQCDEFAFDATNTFALGYPKLGSILFPGASKIGKLETIPIGLANAEDQNINVDLIDPEYVSKVLPSRKPNGHKGSYGEVLVIGGSKEYVNAPTLVAAAAYRSGAGLVKSALPQNVYSITATSLLEQIFVPLPSSSDGGISKKAAAITQANLQNAGSSVIGPGLGTSYETKAFLQSLLLNNSMITCPVVIDADALNFLAGTYNWESQLMLKSILTPHPREMSRLLSRSVEEIQADRIGAASFAATKWQQIVVLKGAHTVIASPEGSIAVSPHINPALSTAGTGDVLAGLIGGLATQVPSMFDAAVCGVFVHGLAAERWSKINGDAGLLASDLLSLIPKALNDLRKL